A stretch of DNA from Oscillatoria sp. FACHB-1406:
TCCTTAGCAAACGGTTTCGCGGCTAAACTTTCTGCATCCTTAATCCGGTCTTTAAAGAAATCCTTAACGTAATCTTCGATCGCGCCTTTGCCCAGATCGGCGATAATAGCACCGACAGCGAGGGTGATGGGATCGAGCATATAGCAATCAACTCCTTCCTTCAAGACCGAAATTATCCTGGCAACAACCGTTATAGACGGCTCGCTCCTAGTCTAGCTTTACTCAAAACTTAGCTCATGGGTATTGGTGTAAGATCTGAAGTCTTGTAGGGCTTATCCCCGATCTCGATTTCTCGCTCCTTTTCCGGCTCTGTATTGGTATGATGCGATCGCATTTCCTCCTCCCCCTTCTCCTCCTCACCGCTTGCGGGACAACCCAGCCAGCAGCCGTCAACCCTGCGACTCCCAGCGATCGAGCGGAAAGCGCAACGCCCGAAACCGCAGCAATTTCCACGCAACCCCTCACTCCCGAACCAATTCGCATCGCCCTCAAAGACTTGCCGCCGCCCTTCGCCACCCGCAGCGCCTCCAAATCGCCCCGAGTCGTCCCCATTCCCCAAAACCCCACCTTAAACGTCCCCGCCGGGTTTCGAGTGAACGTTTTTGCCGATAACCTCGAAAATCCGCGCTGGTTAGCGCTGACTCCCTCCGGCGATGTCCTGGTGACGGAGACGCGCGCCAACCGCATTCGCCTGCTGCGCGACAAAAATGGCGATGGCGTTGCCGAAGTTCGCGAAACCTTCGCCGACAGCAGCAATGGTTTAAAGATTCCGTTTGGGATGGCATTTGCGGGCGACTCCTTCTTCCTGGGGAACTCCGCCGAAGTTCGCCGCTATCCTTACCCCGCCAATGCAACCCAACTCAGCGGTAAAGGCGAAAAAATTGCCGATCTTCCCGGCGGCGGTTATAACCAGCATTGGACGCGCAATGTCGTTGCTGCGCCAGATGGTAAAAAACTCTACGTTTCCATCGGTTCGCGTTCTAATGCCGATACCGAACCGCTTCCCCGCGCTTCCGTGCAAGTGATGAACCTCGATGGAACGGCGCAACAAACCTTTGCTTCGGGGTTGCGAAATCCGGTAGGACTCGATTTTAATCCCGCGACGAAAGAACTGTATGCAACGGTGAACGAACGGGATGGATTAGGAGACGATCTCGTTCCAGATTACCTGGCGCGCGTGCGTTCTGGGGAGTTTTACGGTTGGCCTTTTGCTTATTTAACTCCCAATCTCCTCGATCCGCGCCACGTTCGCAACGGCAAGAGTAATAACCCGGAACTGGCGGCAAAAACGCAAACGCCAGCGGTGTTATTTGCGGCGCATTCTGCGGCGTTGGGCTTGCGGTTTTATACGGGCAGCACTTTTCCCGAACAATACCGTAATGGGGCGTTTGTGGCGTTTAGAGGGTCGTGGAATCGCGATCGCGGCACGGGATATAAGGTGGTTTTCGTCCCCTTTGAAAACGGCAAAGCCCGAGGCGAGTATGAAGACTTTTTAACGGGATTTTTGCTCGACCCCAACGGCCCGACAACTTGGGGTCGTCCTGTGGGATTATTAGTCTTGCCGGATGGAAGTTTGTTAGTGACGGAGGAAGCGAATGGGCGGATTTATCGGATTCAATACGGTGGTAATTCGTAATTCGTAATTCGTAATTCGTAATTCGTAGTTCGTAATTCGTAATTCGTAATTCGTAATTTATAACTTATAATTCATAGCTCATAGTTCCCCCATTTCCCATTCATGACTCACCATTCATAACTCATAACTCATAACTCATAATTCCTCCCATTCATAACTCATAACTCATAATTCATAATTCCAATGTCTAGCCCCGATTTTCTCGCGCAACTCAACCCTTCCCAACGCCTTGCCGTCGAACATTTTTGCGGGCCAATGCTCGTTGTAGCGGGGGCGGGTTCGGGGAAAACGAGGGCGCTTACCTATCGCATTGCTAATTTAATCCTCACGCATAAAGTTGCCCCGGAAAATATTCTCGCGGTTACGTTTACGAATAAAGCAGCGCGGGAAATGAAGGAACGCTTAGAAATTATTTTTGCGCGCCACTATGCCGAGCAAAAACACCAACAGCGTTTAGAGGTGTTGCCTGCTGAAGAACAGACAAGGTTGCGATCGCGCGTTTACAAAAACGTCACTAAACCCCTCTGGATTGGAACGTTTCACAGCCTCTTCTCCCGCATCCTGCGCTTCGATATTAATAAATATCAGGATGAGAAAGGAAGAATCTGGAATCGTAACTTTTCGATCTTTGACGAATCCGACGCGCAAAGTGTAGTTAAAAATATCGTCACTAAACAGTTAAGCTTAGACGAAAAGAAATTCAATCCTCGTTCGGTTCGTTATGCCATTAGCAACGCCAAAAACCTCGGCTTTTCTCCCGCTGAATATGCCCTAGAAGAATCGAACTATCGCGGGCGCGTTATCGCTGAAGTCTATAACGAATATCAAGCGCAACTGGCGGCGAATAATGCGCTCGATTTCGATGACTTAATCTTAGTTCCCACGCGCTTATTCCAACAAAATGAATCGGTGTTGGGGTATTGGCACAATCAATTCCATCATATCCTCGTCGATGAGTATCAAGATACCAATCGCATTCAATACGAATTAATTCGCCTGTTGGCAACGAATAACGAACCCAAAAAGAGCGAGTGGAATTGGCAGGGGCGATCGGTTTTTGCGGTAGGCGATGCCGACCAATCGATCTACTCTTTTAGGATGGCAGATTATACCATATTATTGGGCTTTCAGGAAGACTTTGGCGATGGTTTGCCGGACGAAGATACGCGAACAATGGTGAAATTAGAAGAGAACTATCGATCGCGCGAAAATATCCTGGAAGCGGCGAACCAACTGATTGAAAACAATACCCAACGCATCGATAAGGTATTGCGTCCGACGCGAGGAACGGGCGAACAAATTTATTGCTACAAAGCCGATAACGAACAAACCGAAGCCCGCTTTGTCATCCAACAAATCTTAGAACTCAACCGACAAAATCCCGATCTCGATTGGGGCAGTTTTGCGATTTTATACCGAACTAACGCTCAATCGCGCGTTTTTGAAGATTCCCTCAGAGGGAAAGTTCCTTATATTGTCGTCGGCGGGTTAAAATTTTACGATCGCAAAGAAATTAAAGACGCGATCGCATACTTGCGCGTCCTCGCCAATCCCTCCGATACCGTGAGTATCCTGCGCGTTATTAATACCCCTCGACGCGGAATCGGACAAACCACCATCGATAACTTACTCAACGCCTCCAAAGAATTAAACATTCCCCTCTGGGAAATTCTCGCTGACGAAACCTCCGTCAGTACCCTCGCCGGACGCGCCGCTAAATCGGTCAATCAATTTGCTAAACTCATTCAGCAGTATCAAGAACAAATTAATAACCTAACCGCAGCCGAAATCGTGCGGGGAATTATGGAACATTCCGGCTACATCGATGACCTCAAAAAACAGGGAACCGATGAAGCCGAAAGCCGCTTAGAAAACGTTTTTGAATTAGTCAATGCTGTCGCCCAATTCCAAGAAGAAAATGAAGAGACCAGCTTAGAATCTTTCTTAGCGAACGCCTCCCTTGCCTCCGATTTAGATAACCTTGAAGAAGGTCAAAAAGCTGTCTCTCTAATGACCTTACATTCTGCCAAAGGCTTAGAATTTCCCGTGGTCTTTCTCGTCGGTTTAGAACAAGGATTATTCCCCAACAATCGTACCCTCGATGACCCCCTCGCCCTCGAAGAAGAACGCCGCCTCTGTTACGTGGGAATTACCCGCGCGCAGGAACAATTATTTCTTTCCCATGCCAAAGAACGGGCTTTGTGGGGGTCGCGCGAACCGGCCGTTCCTTCCCAATTTTTAGGAGAAATTCCTAAAGAATTAGTAGCGAGTAACGCGCGCGCCGCCGCCCAATACCGCCGCCGCAGTCCCCTCTCAGAACAGGAAACCTCCGCCCCTCGCAACGCCGCCCCGACCATCGATTGGAAAGTTGGCGATCGCGTCCTTCATAATATGTTTGGGGAAGGGCAAGTGACGCACGTTTTCGGTACGGGAAATAAAACCAGTCTCTCGATTAAATTTTCCGATTACGGTCAGAAAATTATCGATCCTAAAGTTGCACCGATGCAGCGTTCTTAACCCCAATTCGAGCGGAAGTGCGGGCATCTTGCCCGCCTGAATTCCCTCAAACTCCTAAGACTCTTCGCTGCTTTCGATGCCAAAAACGCGATTAAACGCTTTCTCAACTTTATAACCCGAATCGATCGCTTCCAAGGGATCTTTGCGCAGGCGATGACGCAGACAGAGAACGATGGTTCGGCGGATATCGTCTACCGTTGCTTCAGTGCGACCTTCAAAAGCCGCCAGCGCTTTCGCCGCGCGATTGGTGACAATATCGCCCCGCAGTCCGTCTACATTCAACTCCGAACACACTTCCGAAATATTAACGCGCAAATCGTAATCGAGATTGACTTGGGGGAGTAAATCTCTGGCTTGAATTAAACGTTCTTGTAGTGCATCTTGTTCGCTTTGGTGCTGTTCGCAGAACGCTTGTGGGTCGCGGTCGAATTCCGCACGCTGTTCGACAATTTGCACCCGCAACGCCGGTTCGCGCACCGTGCGGATTTCTGCGTGCATTCCGAAACGGTCTAATAATTGGGGGCGGAGTTCGCCTTCTTCCGGGTTTCCGGAACCGACTAAGACAAAGCGGGCGGGGTGGCGAATCGAGATTCCTTCCCGTTCTACCGTATTCCAACCGCTGGCGGCGGAATCGAGTAGTACGTCTACGAGGTGGTCGTCGAGTAGGTTCACCTCATCTACATAAAGGATGCCTCGGTTTGCCTTCGCCAGCAGTCCCGGTTCAAACGCTTTCACGCCTTCGGATAGGGCTTTTTCAATATCAATCGTGCCGCACACTCGGTCTTCCGTCGCACCGAGGGGAAGGTCAACCATGATGACCTTCTTTTGGACGGTGTTTAAGGAGATACCGTCGGTTACTTTTTGGCGTACCTCGTCACTCATTAACTCCGGGTCGGTGGGGTCGGAGTTAAAGGGGTCGTCGGCGATAACTTCGATTTCTGGGAGGAGGTCGGCGAGGGCGCGGATGGTTGTCGATTTTCCGGTGCCGCGATCGCCCATAATCATTACACCCCCCACTTTCGGGTCGATGACATTGAGTAGAAGCGCCAATTTCATCTCTTCCTGACCGACAATAGCGGTGAAAGGGAAGACAACGCGACGGGTTTTCGGGGGGGCGGGGGCTGTGACTGTCATATTCTCGAGTAGGTTAGGTCGGTAGGTCGCTCGGGCAGAAGCTTTTATTATCGGCTAATTTCGGGCAACGCTAGCAAAAGCGTTTTCTATTGTCTCACTTCGACCCCGCGTTTTGTAAGCCTGGTGCGTCCTGCGAAGTTACATTCGTTCGGAGTCAGCTAAAGACTAGGGATGAGATTAAGGTTAAATTAGTAGGGAGAGCCGCTGGATTTCTCTTTGCAGGAAAGGCGATTCAGCTTAAATTTTAACCCCTAGGGGAGTAAAAACGATGAAGGTCAAAGGAATTATACGCGGCAACACAATTGAGCTTTTAGAATCACTTTCAGTTCTCGATGGACTGGAAATCTTTATTGAAATACCCGATGATATCGCCTTTAATTCAGAGCAAAAATGGGAACAGATAAAGGGGGTTATTGGAGCGTGGAAAGATGATGAAGAAATTAGCAATATTTTTCAGGCGATAGATGAAGAACGTCATGCCGACTTAGGGCAGCCTCTCAATTTCGATAGTTTAAATTGAGCGATAAGTTTTCTATGTATCTTCTCGATACCAATATTTGCATAGCCATTATTCAGGGCAACTCAGCAGTAGTCACTCGATTTCAGGAAAAATACCAGGAATGTTATCTCTCTACGCTTGTTCTCGGAGAACTCTATAAAGGGGTGTATTGTTCGAGCAGAGTCGAGAAAAATTTGCTTGTTCTCAATCAGTTTGCCAACCCGCTAACTAAAGTTAACTTCGATGAAAATGCTGCTATAGAATTTGGTAAAATTCAAGGAGAACTTAAACAAATTGGTAGACCCACCGGACAAATCGATGCACTTATTGCATCAGTGGCTCGCTTCCGTAATGATGTCTTAGTTACAAATAATACCCGTCACTTTATCAATATTGAAAATTTGAAATTAGAAAATTGGTTAGATACTTAATCCATCGCTACTTGAAACATGAAGGTATGGTTCTAAACCCTGAAAGTCTTGTCTCCGAATTACGAATTACGAATTACGAATTACGAATTACAGTTGAGGTGAGGTGAGGTAAGCTTGTAGGAGGGGAATGCAGTTTGCGATCGCGCCTAAGTGGGCGATTTCGTAGCCGTGGGTGTTCTGCGTCGGAAACCCCAAACAAGCCGCCCGCGCGACATGACCGAATTTCATCGCGATCGACGCATCGCTACCAAAACCGCTAATTGCGGCAAATTGTAAGGGAATATTGGCCCAATTTGCTGCCGATTGCAACTCCCGATTTAAGCCTTCATCGTAAATCCCATAACCATCTTGAGACAGCAAGACGGGCGCTTCACCTTCATCAATGGGATATTCAACCGAAAGCGGACAAATTTCTAAGGCAATTAAGGCATCGAGGCGCTGATTTTGGGTGAAGTACAGCGCCCCAATCGCACCGACTTCTTCTTTCGCCGAAGCGACGAGGTAAACATCAACGGGCGGATTTTTCACTCGTTCGGCGAGGGCGAGCAAAATGGCGATCGATGCTTTATTATCCAGGGTATAACTGCCGATATAATCTTTGAGGCGCAGGGGATGTTTGCGGTGCTTGCTGACGACGACGCGAGTTCCGGGGCGCACGCCTGCGGCTTCTAGTTCTTCGTTGCTGCATTTCGTTTCTACCCATACGTCTTCCCAACGCAAGGGGGCGCTATCTTGCTGCGCTTTTTGGGGCGATTCGTGGGAGACGTGGCGCGAACCGAAGGAGAGAATGCCGGGAATGGTGGCAATATCGCCCAGGATATCGACTGCGCCTTCGCCATAAATCCAGGGGAAGGAACCGCCCAATCTGCGAATTTCTAAGCAACCTTTGGGCGTGAAGGACTTGACAATTGCGCCGATTTCGTCTTTGTGTCCGGTGATGGCAACCGCGCCTTCTCCCGTACCGGGAATTTTGGCGATAATATTCCCGGCTGCATCCTGCCAGGTTTCTACGCCTAAAGTTTGGAATTTTTCAAGGAGGACGCGATCGATTTCTGCTTCCACACCGCTGGGAGAATGCAGTAAGACTAATTCTTCAATCGTCTCGAATAGCCAATCGTAGAGTTCTACTGTCATTAATGAATTCCTAAAAAAGTTCGCCAGATTTGTAGTGCCGTGACACACCTTAAATGAGGCTTTAGAAAAACTCTTGAAACCCGATCGAGTAAGCAATAGAACGAGAAACCTATCGCACAGTTTTAGCTGTGTCACGGCACTACGTCTATGCTCGATCGCCGATTTGCTAAACTAGTCCGAGTAAGGCGACGAGTAACGCTTTTTGGGCGTGCATTCGGTTTTCGGCTTGATCCCAAAGACGAGATTGTGCGCCTTCCATGACAGCTTCGGTAATTTCTTCGCCGCGATGGGCGGGCAAACAGTGGAGGACGATCGCGTTGGGGTCGGCAATCTTCATCAATTGTTCGTTGACCTGGTAAGGTTGGAACAGGGGAATGCGATCGCTCGCCGAATCTTCTTGCCCCATACTCGCCCAAACATCGGTATAAAGCACCTGCGCGCCTTCTACGGCGGCTTTGGCATCGTCGGTGACAATAATTTCTGCCCCATCTATGGCTAATTGTTGCGCTTTTTCCACGATCGCGGGATCGGGGCGAAATCCTTCGGGAGTAGCGACGCGCACGTTCATCCCCATCATTGCGCCGCCAATAATCAGGGAGTGCGCGACGTTATTGCCATCGCCGAGGTAAGTTAGGGTTAAGCCAGACAGAGAACCGAGATGTTCTTGTACGGTTAAGAAGTCGGCAAGAATTTGGCAGGGGTGTTCTAAGTCACTCAGGGCGTTGACGATGGGAATCTCTGCGTAGCGGGCAAAGGTTTCTAAGTCCTCTTGTTTAAAGGTGCGGACTGCGAGAATATCGAGGTAGCGATCGAGGACGCGCGCCGTATCGGTAATCGGTTCGCCGCGCCCGACTTGGGTAACATTGGGATTGAGATCGATTGCTTGTCCGCCCAGTTGGTACATGGCAACGGTAAAACTGACGCGGGTGCGCGTCGAAGCTTTATAAAAGAGCAATCCAAGAATTTTATTGCAGGGAGGGAGCGATTTTTGTCCCCCCTTGAGTTCGGAGGCTAGCTGTAGAAGTCCCTGAAGTTGTTCGGAACTCAAATCGGCGATACTGAGAAAATCTTTGCCCTTCAGCGAATCCATAGCTCAAAATTTAGACGACTCAGCGCTTCAATCGCGTGAAGCCTACATTATATGTCGGAAGGTTCCGTTCTTGAAATTTCGAGCATTTTGATTTTCGGGCGGTGGTGTAGTGCGGGTTAATTCTGCCTCTGCGGTTGCGACTGGGTTTTTATCGAGCTTCTAGTTCGGCAATGCGCGCGAGGGCATCCTGATAGTATTGGGTGAGTTCTTGGTTGCGGTAAAGTTCGGCTGCTTTACGAAAATCGGCGAGTGCGCCTTCGCGATCGCCGAGTTGCGCTTTGGATAAAGCGCGATTATAGTAAGCTTGCGCGTAGTTCTCGTTGTAGCGCAGGGCATTAGTATAATCTTCAATTGCGCCGCGATCGTCTTGGGTACGACGTTTGGCAATCCCGCGTCCGAGGTAGGCGTTGGCATTGGTGGGGTTTAGCTGCAAGGACTGGTTGTAGTCCTCGAGAGCTTTGGGATAGTTTTGTTGATTGCGATAGGCGATGGCGCGCCCGAGATAAGCATTGGCGTTCTGCGGTTCGCGTTCGATTAAGGTACTAAAATCCGAGATTGCGCCTTGGTAGTCCTGTTGCTGAAGTTTCTGTACGCCGCGATTGAACAAAACATTCCCGTCTACCTGGGTTTGAGCTTCGGCTCGAGGCGAGAAGGCAGAAGGGACGAAGGAGGAGAGTAGGGGGGAAGTGCTGCCGATCGCGATCGCGATTCCTAGCATTTTAATCAAGTTACGGTTGCGATTCATAAACAAAAAAACACGATTACAACTTCTAACATTCCCCTTCGCAACGCTGGGATACCCCGCGATCGCAAAATGGGGATATCGCCAGTTTAGCTTTATCCCCAATCTCTTGTCTTCTGTTTCAGGGTTTCAATCCCTTTCAACCTTTTTGCTTGCTCCTTGCTGGGCGGAGCGATCGCCATCATAACCCCTTTTTCCGATCGATATTCGATTTAAATTCTAGGATCGGATGATTGCTTCATAATTCTTAATGAAGGGAGCGGGATTTCAGCCGACAAAAAATATCGCTTTCTGCCAATCCCGAACTGGCGTTATTTGAGGTGCAGGTAGCTCGCTTCTGCTTCGAGTTGGCGCACTAACTGCTCGTCTCCTCTAGCGCGAGCGGCTTCCAAGCGGTGTTCTAGGTTTTTCCGCAGGCTTTCGCGATGGTTGACTGCTGCGGTTTTGACGGCTTCTTGACGATTTCTATTCACGGTTGTTACCCCCAGAATGCATAAATTCACTTCACTTCCTTAATATAGCATTTTTAAGCTAAACTGTAGTTTTTGTTACAGAAATTTTTAAACATTTTGTTATATTTGAGGGTTGCGGTATGAACCAACCCAAAATTATTACTCTCCTGAGCGATTTTGGCTGGCAAGATAGTTATGTCGGCGCGATGAAAGGCGCGATCGCGCGCATCAACCCCACCCTCAACATTCTCGATCTCACCCACGACATCCCGCCCCAAGATTTAACCGCCGCCCGCTTTTGCCTGCTGAATACCTATCGCTACTTTCCCGACGGTACGGTTCACGTCGCTGTCGTCGATCCCGGTGTGGGCAGTCGGCGGCGCGCGATCGCCGTACAAATCGCAGCGGGAACGCTTGTCGGGCCGGATAATGGGATTTTTAGCGGTATACTCAGCGAAACGCCCGCCTTCGCTGCGGTAGAACTCACTAACCCCGATTATTGGCGCATTCCTTCCCCTAGCAACACCTTTCACGGACGCGATATTTTTGCCCCCGTCGGCGCGCACCTAGCCAGCGGTACGCCCCTAGCCGAGTTGGGCGACGCGATCGCCCCCGGAACCCTCGTGCAACTGCCCTTCCCGGCGCTAAAACCGACTGCTACGGGGCTTGAGGGCTGCATTCAGTATTGCGATCGCTTCGGCAATTTAATCGCTAATATTCCAGCGGCGGCGGTAGCAGGGAAAAGTTGGTTCCTAAGCGCAGGAGAACGCACCTTTGTGGGTGTAAAGACTTACAACGACGTAGCGAAAGGGGAAAGCCTCGCACTCGTCGGCAGTCACGGTTGGGTAGAAATTGCGGTGAATGGAGGCAGCGCGCGATCGCAGCTTAACTTGGATTGCGGCGCAGTAGTATGCTTGAGAGTGACGGGGTGACGGCGCTTCGACTTCGCTCAGCGCACCGGGTGACGGGGGGACGGGGTGACGGGGAGATTGAGGATACCCAATTTAGATGCGTCTTAGCTTACATAACAGTCGAGCCGAGTTTTTCGGTTCGAGGCTTGCATCCGGGATAATTTTTAATTCTTAATTCTTAATTCCCAAACCTCGTTCCTAAAATTGTAACGGAAGCGCTCTTTTCCGGAAGATACGGCACAGTAGAAGGAAAAGAACGATGGATGCAAAATAGATACTCTTTATGATTAACCCTAAAATTTTAGCAACCGCGATCGGAACCCTACTCCTGTTACTGGGGTGTAGCTTTGCCCAACAACCTAAAACAATGGCTTCAGATCCGATAGTCCCCTCAGCCCAAACGCTTCAAACTCCCGAAATTGCAGACGAACGGTTGCTTGAAGCAAATGCGAAGTTTGGGTTAAACCTTTTCCGACAATTGCAGCAAAAAGATACAGGAAAAAATATTTTTATCTCTCCGACTAGCGTTGCAAACGCTCTCAGTCTTCTGTTGCAAGGGACGGCGGGCGAAACGCAACAAGAAATGCTAAAAGCCTTAGAACTGAGGGACATGACGCTGACTGATATTAATCGCGCCAACCAAACGCTTCATCAACTTTTAGAAAATGCCGATCCGAGCGTTCGAGTTGCGATCGCGAATTCCATTTGGATGCGGCAAGGCGTTGCGTTCAAGCCGGAATTTCTGCAAACGAATCGAGAATACTATAATTCTGAAGTCAGCGAATTAGATTTCAGCAGTGCCGATGCTGCCCCTCGGATTAATCGTTGGGTGAGCGATAAAACTAATAATAAAATTGACAAAATGGTCGATTCAATCGATCCGCAGCAAGTTCTCTTTCTTCTCAATGCCATTTACTTTAAAGGGGACTGGTCGCAAAAATTCGATCGCGCGCAAACTCAAGAAAAACCATTTTTCCTCAATCGAGAGCAAACGGTAAAAGATAGCGATCGCAAAGCTTCGGTTCCCGTTGCCATGATGTCGCAAACGGGAGAATATCGCTACCTAGAAAACGAACAATTCCAGGCTGTAAGTCTTCCTTACGGAAAAGAAGGTCGAATGAGTTTCTATGTGTTCTTACCAAAAAGCAATAGTAGCTTAGAAAGTTTTTACCAACAACTAACTTTAGTAAATTGGCAAACTTGGATGCAGCGTTTCAGCAGAAGAGATGGTAAAATCGAACTGCCTCGTTTTAAACTCGAGTACGAAACGCAATTGAAAGAAGTTCTCGAAACATTGGGCTTAAAAACGATATTCGACCCAAATACTGCTAACTTTTCTAAGATGACCGATGCTTCGGTTGTCGTCGATCGCGTCAAACACAAAAGTTTTGTGGAAGTGAACGAAGAAGGAACGGAAGCAGCAGCAGCAACTTCAATTGGCATCCGCGTAACTTCCATGCCGCCCCCACCTTTCCAAATGACAGTCGATCGCCCCTTCTTTTTCGCAATTCGCGACAATCGCAGCGGCGAAGTCTTATTTATGGGATCGATGCTCGAACCGCCTTCGCCTTAAAGGGTTGGGAATACAGCGATCGCGCGTTGAAATGGTCAGCGGTGTTAAATTTTGAGATGAATTGAGAAAGAAGCAGAAACCTTTTCCGGGTGAAATATTCCCCATTTATAGTACAGAGTTATCCGAAATTTTGATAGGAATCTTTGTATTCTAGAAAGAGAAGTTCTTTAAGTCGAGCTTCTACCTATCTAGATTGGTTAATTTTGCCCCCATCTGCACTTACTTTATGAATCGCGTACGCTCTAACATTTTTGTATTGGCTTTCGGTGCGATCGCGTCTATTCTGTTAGTCGGTAGCTTTACTCTGTGCGCGCGCGCTCAACCGGTCCCCGCAAAGGACGACGCTACGGGAACAACGATTAAAATTGAAGGCAATCAATTCAATATCGAAGGCGGTACGCTTTCAGGCGATGGAAGCAATCTTTTCCATAGTTTCGAGCAATTCGGTCTTGATGCCAACCAAGTCGCGAATTTCCTCTCACACCCTCAAATTCAAAATATTCTCGCCCGCGTTGTCGGTAACGATCCTTCGATTATCAATGGCTTAATTCAAGTTACGGGCGGCAATTCTAATTTGTACTTAATGAATCCGGCTGGGATTATTCTCGGGCAAGGGGCAAGTTTAAACGTTCCGGGCGATTTTGTGGCAACGACAGCAACGGGAATTGGTTTTGGTGGCGATCGCTGGTTTAATGCGTTTGGGGAAAATCGCTATACGACTTTAGTCGGCAATCCCACTCAATTTGCCTTCGATTTATCCCAAGCCAGTGCAATTATCAATGCAGGTTCCTTAAAAACCGATAATGGTAGCGTTGCCCTAATTGGGGGAAAAATTGCTAATACCGGAAGGCTAGAAACATTGGGCGGAAATGTTGCGGTTGCTGCTGTTCCCGGAAGTAGTTTAATCCGCATCTCGCAACCGGACAACTTATTAAGTTTAGAAATTGCCCCG
This window harbors:
- the pcrA gene encoding DNA helicase PcrA translates to MSSPDFLAQLNPSQRLAVEHFCGPMLVVAGAGSGKTRALTYRIANLILTHKVAPENILAVTFTNKAAREMKERLEIIFARHYAEQKHQQRLEVLPAEEQTRLRSRVYKNVTKPLWIGTFHSLFSRILRFDINKYQDEKGRIWNRNFSIFDESDAQSVVKNIVTKQLSLDEKKFNPRSVRYAISNAKNLGFSPAEYALEESNYRGRVIAEVYNEYQAQLAANNALDFDDLILVPTRLFQQNESVLGYWHNQFHHILVDEYQDTNRIQYELIRLLATNNEPKKSEWNWQGRSVFAVGDADQSIYSFRMADYTILLGFQEDFGDGLPDEDTRTMVKLEENYRSRENILEAANQLIENNTQRIDKVLRPTRGTGEQIYCYKADNEQTEARFVIQQILELNRQNPDLDWGSFAILYRTNAQSRVFEDSLRGKVPYIVVGGLKFYDRKEIKDAIAYLRVLANPSDTVSILRVINTPRRGIGQTTIDNLLNASKELNIPLWEILADETSVSTLAGRAAKSVNQFAKLIQQYQEQINNLTAAEIVRGIMEHSGYIDDLKKQGTDEAESRLENVFELVNAVAQFQEENEETSLESFLANASLASDLDNLEEGQKAVSLMTLHSAKGLEFPVVFLVGLEQGLFPNNRTLDDPLALEEERRLCYVGITRAQEQLFLSHAKERALWGSREPAVPSQFLGEIPKELVASNARAAAQYRRRSPLSEQETSAPRNAAPTIDWKVGDRVLHNMFGEGQVTHVFGTGNKTSLSIKFSDYGQKIIDPKVAPMQRS
- a CDS encoding M42 family peptidase is translated as MTVELYDWLFETIEELVLLHSPSGVEAEIDRVLLEKFQTLGVETWQDAAGNIIAKIPGTGEGAVAITGHKDEIGAIVKSFTPKGCLEIRRLGGSFPWIYGEGAVDILGDIATIPGILSFGSRHVSHESPQKAQQDSAPLRWEDVWVETKCSNEELEAAGVRPGTRVVVSKHRKHPLRLKDYIGSYTLDNKASIAILLALAERVKNPPVDVYLVASAKEEVGAIGALYFTQNQRLDALIALEICPLSVEYPIDEGEAPVLLSQDGYGIYDEGLNRELQSAANWANIPLQFAAISGFGSDASIAMKFGHVARAACLGFPTQNTHGYEIAHLGAIANCIPLLQAYLTSPQL
- a CDS encoding type II toxin-antitoxin system VapC family toxin — its product is MSDKFSMYLLDTNICIAIIQGNSAVVTRFQEKYQECYLSTLVLGELYKGVYCSSRVEKNLLVLNQFANPLTKVNFDENAAIEFGKIQGELKQIGRPTGQIDALIASVARFRNDVLVTNNTRHFINIENLKLENWLDT
- the argF gene encoding ornithine carbamoyltransferase produces the protein MDSLKGKDFLSIADLSSEQLQGLLQLASELKGGQKSLPPCNKILGLLFYKASTRTRVSFTVAMYQLGGQAIDLNPNVTQVGRGEPITDTARVLDRYLDILAVRTFKQEDLETFARYAEIPIVNALSDLEHPCQILADFLTVQEHLGSLSGLTLTYLGDGNNVAHSLIIGGAMMGMNVRVATPEGFRPDPAIVEKAQQLAIDGAEIIVTDDAKAAVEGAQVLYTDVWASMGQEDSASDRIPLFQPYQVNEQLMKIADPNAIVLHCLPAHRGEEITEAVMEGAQSRLWDQAENRMHAQKALLVALLGLV
- the bchI gene encoding magnesium chelatase ATPase subunit I produces the protein MTVTAPAPPKTRRVVFPFTAIVGQEEMKLALLLNVIDPKVGGVMIMGDRGTGKSTTIRALADLLPEIEVIADDPFNSDPTDPELMSDEVRQKVTDGISLNTVQKKVIMVDLPLGATEDRVCGTIDIEKALSEGVKAFEPGLLAKANRGILYVDEVNLLDDHLVDVLLDSAASGWNTVEREGISIRHPARFVLVGSGNPEEGELRPQLLDRFGMHAEIRTVREPALRVQIVEQRAEFDRDPQAFCEQHQSEQDALQERLIQARDLLPQVNLDYDLRVNISEVCSELNVDGLRGDIVTNRAAKALAAFEGRTEATVDDIRRTIVLCLRHRLRKDPLEAIDSGYKVEKAFNRVFGIESSEES
- a CDS encoding sorbosone dehydrogenase family protein is translated as MMRSHFLLPLLLLTACGTTQPAAVNPATPSDRAESATPETAAISTQPLTPEPIRIALKDLPPPFATRSASKSPRVVPIPQNPTLNVPAGFRVNVFADNLENPRWLALTPSGDVLVTETRANRIRLLRDKNGDGVAEVRETFADSSNGLKIPFGMAFAGDSFFLGNSAEVRRYPYPANATQLSGKGEKIADLPGGGYNQHWTRNVVAAPDGKKLYVSIGSRSNADTEPLPRASVQVMNLDGTAQQTFASGLRNPVGLDFNPATKELYATVNERDGLGDDLVPDYLARVRSGEFYGWPFAYLTPNLLDPRHVRNGKSNNPELAAKTQTPAVLFAAHSAALGLRFYTGSTFPEQYRNGAFVAFRGSWNRDRGTGYKVVFVPFENGKARGEYEDFLTGFLLDPNGPTTWGRPVGLLVLPDGSLLVTEEANGRIYRIQYGGNS
- a CDS encoding tetratricopeptide repeat protein; amino-acid sequence: MNRNRNLIKMLGIAIAIGSTSPLLSSFVPSAFSPRAEAQTQVDGNVLFNRGVQKLQQQDYQGAISDFSTLIEREPQNANAYLGRAIAYRNQQNYPKALEDYNQSLQLNPTNANAYLGRGIAKRRTQDDRGAIEDYTNALRYNENYAQAYYNRALSKAQLGDREGALADFRKAAELYRNQELTQYYQDALARIAELEAR